From the genome of Pseudomonas putida:
GTTCGTTGGCTGGGTCTGGCGAATTGTTCGAGGTGTTGATCACCGCCCTGGACTCCGATCAGCGCCAGGCCATGGGCTTGGCTGTGCTCCCTGCCGCCAACCTGCGGGTACTGCTCGGAGCATTGGCAGGACAACGCCGCGAGGCATTGGCGCAGCTGTTTGGTGAAACGCGTGCGAGTTCCTGGTTCCGTGCACCGCAGCGCTTGCCGGACGGGCGTCTGGGCTATCCGCTCAGTGGCCGTGGCCGCTGGCGTGGTGGGTCGAGAGCGCTGTCGGCAATGGTACGTGCGCTTTATCCCGCCTTCGATGACCAACAGGTGCAGACCTGGTTGACCCAGGTGCGCCAGGCAGGGCGGAACGTCGAAACCGAACTTGCCCGCCTGGGCGCGGAGCTGGAGGCACTCGATGGACATCTGCAGAGCTGGTGCCGGATGGCCAGCAATCGCCGGCAGCGGGCGGATCGGAATGAGTTCGCCGCCGGTTTGATGGCTTGCTGGCAACGCCGTGCCATCAGGGCCAGTGCCGGTCTGCCCGGCGCCTATCGCCTGACCATTCGCCACCTGGCCCTGGACAGCCTGCCAGACCTGCCGGACCCGACCAGGTTCGAGCATGTGCGCGAACTCTCGTTGCTGAATGTGGGCATCGGCGACGTTCCCGCTGGCTTCCTGCGCGCCTTCCCTTCTGTGCGCACGCTGGAACTTGGAGGCAACCGCCTGACCCAATTACCCTCCGGGCTTGGGCAACTCACTCAACTTCGTGAGCTGGACCTGTTCGACAACCAGATCGTGCTCGACAGCCTGCAAATCAGGAGGCTTTCGCGTTGTCAGCACTTGGAGTATCTCAACCTCTCGCACAACCCACTGGGGCGTAGTTTTTCGGTCAGCGGGATGCCGCGATTGCGGCGGTTGCACCTGCGTGCGGCCGGAGTGGATGAACTGCCGATCGGCTTGCTGACCCGACTCGATCTCACCGTTGCGGATCTGCGCGACAACCGCATCCGCCGGATACCGCAACGCTTCTATCTCGCACCTGCCTGGGTCAGTGCCAGCATCCGGCTGGATGGCAATCCACTGGCTGAGGCCGATGCCCAACGCCTGCAAGTGTTCATGCAGTTTCATGGCTGGTCCACGGAAACCGAGGCAGAGCCCATGAGCCAGAGTGGCGTCCGTCAGCGTTGGCAGGATGCCGCCGATAGCAGGGACCGCACACAACTTTCGACGATGTGGGACGAGCTGGAGGTTTATAACGACTGCATGGACTTTTTCCAGTTGCTGGCCCGCCTGTTGCAGACTGCTGAATTCCAGCAGCGCCCCGTGCCTCTGGCGAGGCGGGTGTTTTGCATGCTCGAGGCGATGTGCGATAGAGACGCATTGCGTGAAGAGCTGTTCGCCCAGGCCAGCCTGCCGGTGACCTGCCAGGACAGCGCAGCCCTGGCATTCAGCGGCTTGGAGCTACGCATGCTGGTGTGGCGAGCCCGGTCTGCAGCCGCAGCTGGAGCCGAACAAGATGCGCTGCTCCATCTGGGGCGGCAACTGTGGCGGCTTGAAGAGGTGGACCGCATCGCCCAGCGCGATTACGAGGCAAGACGAGCGACCGGTGCCGATCCAGACCAGATCGAAGTGATCTTGGCCTATCGGGTGGGTTTGCGTGATGTACTGGACCTGCCGGCACAACCTTCCGACATGCTTTTCGCCGAAACGGCCGGCTTGGCCCAGTCCGACATCGACGCTGCCCGCGACGAAGTGCGTTTGTTGGAAACGCCTGAGCGCATCAGCCAGGCAATGATCGATCGGGATTTCTGGCAAGAGCACTTGTTGCATGCCCACGGCGACCGTTTCGAATCGTTGGATATCGCGTTTCATAACCGTGTCGAACGCTTGATGGAAGCGGTCGAGCGTATGCCCGAAGGCGACTACCTGAAGGAAATGAACCAGGTGGGCAGCGAGCGTGAAGTGGCCCGGCGGGCCTTGATGCTGCGCCTGACGCAGCAGGCGATCGGTGAGTCGGCTGGGGAGTCGGCGGCTTGACTCGATAGGTCAAGGCCTTGTCGCCCAGGCATCGGCTATGCTGAGGCAAGTGATGGACCTTTCCAAAAATGCTATGGGCGTTATCTGAAAAGACTGTAGAAATCGCCTGTTACTGTTGGTGCGAGCACAGAATGGCGCTGTAGTTTAGGCTCGCAACCCGGATCTTTCTCCCTGATCCGCAGTCTTTGGTTTATCGAGAAAACAAGGAGATGCGCATGCTCGTTCGGTCACTGACCCTCGCCACTTTGTTCGTAATCGCCGGGCCGTTGTTGGCCGCCGACAGCGATGCACCGCTGGCCAAGGAAGTGGGGAAGGCCAGGCCATTGGTGGTGATCGCGCCCAGCAGTGCCGACCCGACCCTGCGCGGGCTGGAAGAGGCTCTGAAAGATCCAGCCACCCAGGCCGGTTTCAAGGAGCGCAATCTGGTGCTTTACAGCGTGGCGAAAATGGTCGGCAAGCGTGAGGACAAAAACCTCGAGCAGCAGACCACCATGGCCTTGATCCGAGAGCTCAAGCTGGGTGCCAGCAAGGGTACGAAGGTCATTCTCGTGGGCAAGGATGGCGAGCGGCACGTGCTCAAGGATGACGACAGCGGCGAGAAGATCGATCCACAGGTGATCTTCAAGGCGGTCGACGAGCTGCCCGCCAGCGAAAAGGCCACGACCGCGGCCGAGCCCGTGGCAGCGGCCACGCCGGAACCCAAGGCCAAGGAAAGCAAGCCGGGCAAACCCGCCAAACCGGCTGCGCCACCCAAGCCGCTCGAAGACTGATCCGTTCGCAGACGAAAACTCGATCAGACCCTGTCTTTGCCGACAGGGTCTGTATCGTTGTGTATCCAGGCACTGGGATGATGCAGTGCCACACAAAACGCCGTCGTTGGCGATACATCCGCGATACATCGTCGCGGCCTAATGGCTCCACTTCCCAACCACAGTGGAGCAACACCATGAAAAACGCACGGAACACCCTGGGCCTGCTGGGCGCGGCGCTGATCGGCAGCATGGCCATAGGCAGCAACGCGTTCGCTGTCGAGCCACTCTCGCAGGGTTATCAACTGGCTTCGGCCAAGGCAGCGGGCGAGGGCAAGTGTGGCGAAGGCAAGTGCGGTGGTGGCGCCAAGGCTACCCAGGCCGAAGGCAAATGCGGCGAGGGCAAGTGTGGAGATGCCTCGTTCGCCCGAACCGACAGCAACCACGACGGCAAGGTGTCGCGCGAGGAATTCCTGGCGGTGGCCAAGGATCGTGCGGCCGATTTCGACAAGATCGACAGCAACCACGATGGCTTCATCTCCGAGCAGGAAGCCTACGATCATCTCAAGGCCATCTACCAGGCCAACGGCAAACCGATGCCCAAGGATCTCTTCAGCCACCTGGCCGACCAGTCCTGACCCTGGCGTATGAATCCACACGACGCCCCGCCTGTAGTCCAGGCGGGGCGTCGTGCTTGTTGGAGGCTTTGTGATGAATACAACACCCTTGTTTACCGGCCTCGGCCTGCGCCGGGGCTTGATGGTCGAACTGCTGGGCATGGAAACGGGCGCCGTGGACTTTCTCGAATGTGCGCCCGAGAACTGGATCGGCGTTGGTGGCGCCTATGGCAAGGGCTTGGCCCGCCTGGCCGAGCGCTTTGAGCTGGCATGCCATGGCTTGTCGCTGTCACTGGGCGGTACCGCCGCGCTGGATGTCGCGCTGCTGGAGCAGACGCGGCGGTTTCTCGACCTTCACCAGGTGCGCCTCTACAGCGAACACCTCAGTTACTGCAGCGACGATGGCCATCTTTACGATCTGATGCCGATCCCCTTCACCGATGAGGCCGTGCGTCATGTAGCGGGCAGGATCCGTCAGGTCCAGGACCAGTTGCAGCGGCGCATCGCCGTGGAAAACATCAGCTACTACGCCGCGCCGTACCAGGCGATGAGCGAGTTGGCGTTCATCCGTGCGGTACTCGACGAGGCCGACTGCGACCTGCTGCTGGACGTCAACAACGTCTTCGTCAACGCCTGCAACCATGGCTACGACGCCCAGGCCTTCATTCGGGATCTGCCGCTGGGGCGTGTCACCGGCATGCATGTCGCGGGGCATTACGACGAGGCGCCCGACCTCAAGGTCGATACCCACGGGGCGCCGGTGCGCGAGGACGTGTGGGGCTTGTTCGCCTTGGCCTGTGAACGCTTTGGCGCCCAGCCGACCGTACTCGAGCGCGATTTCAACTATCCACCGCTGGCCGAGCTGCTCGACGAGACTGCACGGATACGGGCTGTACAGCAGGCCGCAGGAGGGCGCCACCATGAGTGAAACATTGCGCGACCAGCAGTTTTCCCTGGCCCGTCACTTGCGTGACCCAGCGCGGCATGCGCCACCGCCGGGTATCGAGCCGCGGCGGCTGAAGGTCTATCGCGAGTTGTTCTTCGGCAGCATCGAAGGGTTGCTGGCGGGTAGTTTTCCAGTGTTGCGCGAAACGCTGGGCCAGTCGCGGTGGCAGGCACGGGTGCATGATTTCTACGCCAATTACCGCAGCCAGACACCGTTGTTCAGTCAAGTGGCGGGGGCGTTCATCGATTACCTGCAAGGGATCGAGCTCGATGAACCGTGGCAACTCGAGCTGGCGCATTACGAGTGGATCGAGGCGCAGGTGTACTTGAGCGATGCCGAGGATCCGGCGCATGACCCTGGGGGTGATCTGCTCGAAGGCGAGCCGTTGTTGTCGTGCACTGCCCAGGTCTTGGCCTATCGATGGCCGGTGGAGAGCATCGGGCCGGGGTTCGAGGCGTCGACCCCGCCTGAGGTGCCGACCTTGCTGTTGGTTTACCGCGACGCAGACTTTCAGGTGCGCTTTGCTCGCCTGGCGCCGTTGGCCTATCGGTTGTTGGCCGAGGTGCACGGAACTGGACGCGAGCGGCTGTTGGCGCTTGGGGCGGATATCGAAGCGGGGGTGGCCGTGTTGGAGAGCTTGCGGGGGCAGGGGGTCATTATCGGAACCCGGTTGGGCTGCTAGGGGCTCGCCACGCCATTGATGCCGCACACATCGAGCGCCGCCCGCGCGGCGCTCGATGTGTGCGGCACTGCAACGCTACAGCGAACGCTTCGCGAAACGCCGCTCTCACCCCCTCCCAGCAATCCGCCTTTCCAGCCAACGATCAAGGCTCAGCCTACCCGCCCCCCTGAGCAACAACGGCAACAGCGCCACCAGGTAAATCACCGGCAGCTTGAAATTACCGAACCCCTGGTCGCTGATCGAATACCCCCGGGCCAGCTCTGCCAGGCTCGACCAATGCGCCGGCCAATGCACAGCAGCAATCGCTACCACCGTCACCACCATCAACCCGGCTGCGGCCAGGCGTGTACCCAGCCCCAGCAACAGCAGCAGAGGCAGCAGCAGTTCGGCCCACATCGACAACTGCCAGTTCAGCTCTGCCGGCAGCGCATCGAATGGGAAGGGGAAGTTGGCCTGGATATCGCTGAACCAGTTGCTGCCGTTGAACTTCTCCCAGCCGGACTCGAAGAATTCCCAGGCCAGGAACAGCCGCAGAGGCAGGTCGGCACTCCAGGTGCCCAGGCGGTCGAAAGTGTTCAATGTGCGGGTCAGTGCGTGCATGTCGGTGATCTCCTTTCAGTACTGCGGGGCGGTAGCCAGGCGGCGCTGGGCCTGCTTGGCGATGAGCTTGAGGGCGATGGCGGCGAACATCAGGGCGAAGGCCAGCGGGTACCAGCCGCCCATGGGAATGCGTTTGTAGAACGACAGGCAGAACACCCCGGCCAATACCCACATGCCGGTGCTGTGCAGCACCTTCCAGGCCCGCCCGCCGAGCAGGCGCATGGTGGGCTTGAAGGAGGTCAGTGTGAGCAGTAGCAGGAACAGGTAGCCGACGCTCCCGGGTAGATTGGCGGTGGCGGTGCGGCCGGCCCAGAACAGCTCTGGAAACTGCTGTGCGTAGCGATAGATCAGCAACCCGTGCACCGTGTGCGAGAAGGCGAAGGCCAGGCCCAGGTAACGCCGTTCGCGGAGCAGGCGGCGGCTGCCGGCGCCAGGCAACAAGGAGGTCAGCGACGAAGCGAGGAAGGCCAACAGGAACAAGGCGAAAGAACTGCGGGCGGTGGCCCGGATGGCACTGCGCAGGCCATCGGCACCCAGCGGGTGGGCGGCCAGGACCACGGCGGTCATGAGCAGGGTCAGGCCGGCGAGGGCGGCGAACAGCTTCCAGCCCGAGGGCAGGGTGATGGGTTTCATGGTGGGTCTCCCGGTAGTGGTGGTGTGACCGGGAGTGTGGTGGGCTGGCGTATCTGCAGTGTGTCGGTGCGCCAGGGGTTGTGTATCGATTTGTAGGTCCGCCGCGAGCGCGGCGGTCCAGGTGGGTCTAGGGCAACTCTATCTGGGCGCACAACCCGCCTGTGGCACGGTTGCTCAGTGTCAGGCGGCCGCCCAGCGCCTGGGTCAACTGCTGGGCGATGGCCAGGCCCAGCCCGGTGCCACCGGTACTGCGGTTGCGTGAACTCTCCACCCGGTAGAACGGCTTGACCACGTCAGCCAACTCGGCGCCGGGGATGCCCGGGCCTTCGTCGAGGATGCGGATCACCGTGCGGCCTTGTTCGTTTGCCACCTCCAGCTGCGCGGAGCCTGCGAACTTCAGGGCGTTGTCGAGCAGGTTCACCAGCACCCGGCGCAGGGCGTGCGGGCGTGTTTCCAGCAAGCTGGCGCTGCTGCCGTGGCGCTCGACCTTGGCACCACTGTCCTGGTAGTCGAATACCAGGCTGTCGAGAAACGCGTCGAGATTGATGCGACAGGGCGCCTCGGTGTTGATGTCCATGCTGCGGGCGTAGGCCACGCCTTCACGCACCAGATGCTCCATGGCATCCAGATCGTTGCACAGTTTGTCCTTCTCCGGCCCTTCATCCATGACCTCGACGCGCAGTTTCATGCGCGTGATCGGGGTTTGCAGGTCATGGGAGATCGCTGCCAGCAATTGCATGCGTTCCTTGAGATAGGCCGCGATGCGAGCCTGCAGGGCGTTGAAGGCGACCGCCGCGTAGCGCACCTCGCGCGGGCCGCTTTCATCCAGCTGCACCCCGGGCTTGTCCGGGTCGAGGTCGTCGACCGCCTGCGCCAGGCGGGTCAACGGGCGGATCGCCAGGCGTACCGCCAGCCAGGTGCACAACAGCAGTACGACGAGCTGGATCAGCAGCACCAGCGGCAGCCAGCGTGCCGTGGGCACCGGGTTCGGGGTCACGTCGATGGTCAGCGGCGCACCGTCGGCCAGGCGCAGGTGCGCCTGGAAATGCGCATTGGGGCCGGGAATGTCCTGGAACGTCAGGCGGTAGTCATCGCCGATCGCCCTGACGATGGATTCGGCGGCCATGGGTGGATTGGTACTGGGCATCGCATCGCCCGGCAAGCCATCGTCGAGCCGGTAACGGTAGTTGCGCCGCTCCAGGCGCGGCAACCACGCTGCGCGCTCGGCGGCCGGCAGGCGATCGAGGATCGCCACCGAGGTGGCCACGTCCAGCTCCAGGTTGCTGAGCATCATCGAACGGCTGCTGATATAGCGCTCGTAGGCCTGCAGGCTGAACGACAGGCCGTAGGCCAGCACCAGTCCGGTGAAGAAGATCAGCGCCAGGCGCGAAGCCAGGGTGGAGGGCCACTTCATGATGGCGACTCGAGCAATTGCACGGGCAGCGAGAACACATAGCCCTCGCTGCGAACCGTCTTGATGCAGGCAGGTTCCCGGGCATCATCACCCAGGCGTTGGCGCAGGCGGCTGACCAGCAGGTCGATGGAGCGGTCGAAGATGTCCGCCTCGCGCCCTTGGGTGAGGTTGAGCAGTTGCTCGCGGCTGAGCACCCGCTGCGGGTGATCGAGGAACACCCGCAGCAATCGGTATTCGGCGCCGCTGAGCGCCACCAGGGTGCCTTCGCTGTCGAGCAGGTGGCGGGCGGTGGTGTCCAGGCGCCACTGGCCGAAGCCGAGCAGGCGGCTGCTTTCGCTGATGGTCAGGTTGGGCGGCAGCATGCGTGTGCGGCGCAGTACGGCATTGATACGTGCCAGCAGCTCGCGGGCCGAGAAGGGCTTGGTCAGGTAGTCGTCGGCGCCCATCTCCAGGCCGATGATGCGGTCGGTCTCGTCGTTGCGCGCAGTCAGCATCAGCACGGGGGTGTTGCGGTGCTTGCCGGCGCGCAGCTCACGGCACAGGAGCAGGCCGTCGTCGCCGGGCATCATGATGTCGAGGACGATCAGGTCGACACTGTTGGCCTCGAGGAACGCGCGCATCTGCCGGCCGTCGGCGACGATGCTGGTGCGCAGGCCGTTCTTCTTCAGGTAGTTGCCGACCAGCTCGCGGATTTCGCGGTCGTCGTCGACGATCAGGATGTGATCGACGTGGTCCATTCGTTGCCTTCCTGTATGGGTGGGTTGGGCGCAGTGTACCGAGCGTTCGCGTCCGTGCCTGCGTGGGTTTGTATTGCAGTGTATCTGGCTGGCGTACAGATACAGCAGGAAGCACATCACAGGGCTGCACGACACATACGCGATACCTGGCAGGCGTGAAATGGCTCTCGACCGGGGAGTGAACCTCCCCACACCCCAACGTTGCACAGGAGAGATGCCATGAACTTCAAGACCCTTGCCAGCGCCAGCCTGCTTGCCATGCTGAGCGTTGCCGCCGTCACCGCCCAGGCGGCCACTGCCCCTTCGCCAGAGGCCGCAGTGATGCAGTACCGCTATGGCGACAGGCTGGATGTGCAGAAAGTGCTCTCGGTCCAGGACCAGCAGAGCAATGCCTGTGGCCTGGTCAACACGCGCATGGACTACATCGACTCCAAGGGCCATGCGCAGAGTGTCGAATACCGCACCTATGCCACCGGGGGTTGCCATGAGAGTTGAGCGACGGCGGTTGCTCGCGGCGGGTGGCGTGGCCCTGGCCCTGTTGGGCCTGGGCCTGGCCAGCCAACTGATGGCACGTGACAGCTACGGCCCCATGCCATCGCTGTCCGGGGCCAGCGCTTGGCTCAATTCGCCTGCACTGGACGCTGCGCAGCTCAAGGGCAAGGTGGTGCTGGTGGATTTCTGGACCTGGGACTGCATCAATTGCCAGCGCAGCCTGCCGCACGTCAATGAGTGGGCACGGCGCTATGCCGATCAGGGCCTGGTAGTGGTCGGTGTGCATACGCCGGAGTACGACTACGAGCGCGATGTCGGCACCCTGAAGAGCAAGGTGGCGAACCTCGGCATCGGCTATCCGGTGGCGGTGGATAACGATCATCAGGTGTGGAATGCCTGGGGCAATCAGTTCTGGCCTGCCCATTACTTCGTCGATCGGCAGGGGCAGGTTCGCCATGTGCACTTCGGCGAAGGCGACTACGCCGGGCAGGAGAAGGTGATCAAGGCCTTGCTCGATGAGCGAGGGTGATCAGGCGTCCCCCGAAACGCAGTGCGTCCGCGAACCGGGGGCGTGGATTCAGCCGAGGCTGGCGAAATGGGCCTGCATGCGTTGCGCATCGGCAGGACGCCCACTGAACAGCTCGAACGCCTTCACTGCCTGGAACACCGCCATGCTGCCGCCGTCCAGGGTACGGCAGCCCAGGGCCCGCGCTGCACGCAGCAGTTCGGTCTCGAGCGGGAAGTAGATGATCTCGGCCACCCACAACCTGGCATGCAGCAACTCGACCGGCAATGGCGTGCCCGGCAGCTTGGCCATGCCCACAGGCGTGGTGTTGACCAGCCCATCGGCTTCGGCCAGCGCGCTTGCCAAGTCGGTACCGGCAACCGCACGGCCAGGCCCGAAGTGTGCATTGAGGTTGTCGACCAGGGCCAGCGCGCGCGCCGCATCGACCTCGAACAGCACCAGCCGCTCAACCCCATCGCTGAGCAGGGCATGCGCCACCGCCGCGCCTGCGCCGCCTGCGCCCATCTGTACCACCTGTCGCCGTGTTACGTCCGGCAGGCCGCGACGCAGACCTTCGGCAAAGCCAAGGCAGTCGGTGTTGTGGCCGATCCGCTTGCCTTCCTTGAACACCACGGTATTCACCGCGCCGATTCCGCGTGCTTCGTCCGAAAGGTCATCGAGCAATGGCAGGATCGCCTGCTTGAACGGATAGGTGATATTGAGCCCAGTGAAGCCTGTGTGCTGCGCGGCGTCGAGCAGACGCGGCAGGGCGTTGTCGTCGACACCCAGTTGGTCGGCGTCGATCAGCCGGTACAGGTAACGCAGGGCTTGGGCATCGCCTTCGTGCTCGTGCAGCGCCGGGGTACGGGAAAGCTGGATGCCACGGCCAATCAGGCCGGCGAGAACGGCAGGTTGGCTCATGCGGCCTGCTCCTTGAACAGTTCGCCGAAGTAGCTCAGGGCCATGCGGTAACCCTGGCTGCCGAGGCCGCAGATCACGCCCACGGCAATGCTCGAGACGAACGATACATGGCGGAACGGCTCGCGCTTGTGCACGTTCGACAGGTGCACTTCGATCACTGGCAGCTCGCTGGCGACCAGGGCGTCGCGGATGGCCACCGAGGTGTGGGTCCAGGCGCCGGGGTTGATCAGGATACCGGCGCAGCGTGCCCGTGCGGCGTGGATCCAGTCGATCAGCTCGCCTTCGTGGTTGGTCTGGCGGAACTCGATTTCCAGGCCATGGGTCTGGGCGGCGACGGCGCAGCGTTGGCCAAGGTCAGCGAGGGTTTCGTGGCCGTACTGGCCGGGTTCACGGGTGCCCAGCATGTTGAGGTTGGGGCCGTTGAGGACAAGGATGAGGGGCTTCATGGCAGACATCGCCTTTGTTGTTGTTGGTTGCCATTATCTTTGTACTACCTGGTTAGTTTCGTCAATTGGGCGAATCGGCGCTTGCCGGAAAGTGGGCGATTATCGAACCGTGCCTCGGTTACGGTTGCCCCACTCGCCAGGGGGCATAATCCAGTGCGGTGTAGCCTTGTTGATCTGCGATGAAACCCGGAAGGTCCCTCAGATCGAGCGCCATGCAGCGATTGTTGAGACGGGCCTGCAGTTCGCCATCCAGTCGGAACTCGGCCATGCGCATGGGGTGCGGGTAAAGTCGCACCAGGCAACCCTCGACCTTGCCTTGGGCATCCGCCTGGTAGTACACCGAGGCCCTGCCAATGCTGTTCACCTGCTGGTCACGCAGCAGGTGCTGCCAGAAATAGTCGCGCTGTGCATTGGCTTGGCGACGTGGCGTGTCGGGTGCTTGCAATTCCTTTGGCAGCATGAGAATCATGGGCGCGACGATCTCCGTCATGCCGTCGTCGTCAACCATGGTGGGCGGCACGAGTGGATAGATGTTCTTCCAGCACTGCGCCTCTACCAGTCGGGCGAGCGCCTGGAAGTCGGTGGTCGGGACGTCGCTTGGTAACAGGAGACGATGCTTGGCGCGCGCCCTGGTGGCCTCGCAACCGATGGGGGCCGATTGCCGGTCGAGCGTGATCTTG
Proteins encoded in this window:
- a CDS encoding DUF4174 domain-containing protein produces the protein MLVRSLTLATLFVIAGPLLAADSDAPLAKEVGKARPLVVIAPSSADPTLRGLEEALKDPATQAGFKERNLVLYSVAKMVGKREDKNLEQQTTMALIRELKLGASKGTKVILVGKDGERHVLKDDDSGEKIDPQVIFKAVDELPASEKATTAAEPVAAATPEPKAKESKPGKPAKPAAPPKPLED
- a CDS encoding EF-hand domain-containing protein, with amino-acid sequence MKNARNTLGLLGAALIGSMAIGSNAFAVEPLSQGYQLASAKAAGEGKCGEGKCGGGAKATQAEGKCGEGKCGDASFARTDSNHDGKVSREEFLAVAKDRAADFDKIDSNHDGFISEQEAYDHLKAIYQANGKPMPKDLFSHLADQS
- a CDS encoding DUF692 domain-containing protein, producing the protein MNTTPLFTGLGLRRGLMVELLGMETGAVDFLECAPENWIGVGGAYGKGLARLAERFELACHGLSLSLGGTAALDVALLEQTRRFLDLHQVRLYSEHLSYCSDDGHLYDLMPIPFTDEAVRHVAGRIRQVQDQLQRRIAVENISYYAAPYQAMSELAFIRAVLDEADCDLLLDVNNVFVNACNHGYDAQAFIRDLPLGRVTGMHVAGHYDEAPDLKVDTHGAPVREDVWGLFALACERFGAQPTVLERDFNYPPLAELLDETARIRAVQQAAGGRHHE
- a CDS encoding DNA-binding domain-containing protein is translated as MSETLRDQQFSLARHLRDPARHAPPPGIEPRRLKVYRELFFGSIEGLLAGSFPVLRETLGQSRWQARVHDFYANYRSQTPLFSQVAGAFIDYLQGIELDEPWQLELAHYEWIEAQVYLSDAEDPAHDPGGDLLEGEPLLSCTAQVLAYRWPVESIGPGFEASTPPEVPTLLLVYRDADFQVRFARLAPLAYRLLAEVHGTGRERLLALGADIEAGVAVLESLRGQGVIIGTRLGC
- a CDS encoding DoxX family protein, encoding MHALTRTLNTFDRLGTWSADLPLRLFLAWEFFESGWEKFNGSNWFSDIQANFPFPFDALPAELNWQLSMWAELLLPLLLLLGLGTRLAAAGLMVVTVVAIAAVHWPAHWSSLAELARGYSISDQGFGNFKLPVIYLVALLPLLLRGAGRLSLDRWLERRIAGRG
- a CDS encoding ferric reductase-like transmembrane domain-containing protein — protein: MKPITLPSGWKLFAALAGLTLLMTAVVLAAHPLGADGLRSAIRATARSSFALFLLAFLASSLTSLLPGAGSRRLLRERRYLGLAFAFSHTVHGLLIYRYAQQFPELFWAGRTATANLPGSVGYLFLLLLTLTSFKPTMRLLGGRAWKVLHSTGMWVLAGVFCLSFYKRIPMGGWYPLAFALMFAAIALKLIAKQAQRRLATAPQY
- a CDS encoding sensor histidine kinase, whose protein sequence is MKWPSTLASRLALIFFTGLVLAYGLSFSLQAYERYISSRSMMLSNLELDVATSVAILDRLPAAERAAWLPRLERRNYRYRLDDGLPGDAMPSTNPPMAAESIVRAIGDDYRLTFQDIPGPNAHFQAHLRLADGAPLTIDVTPNPVPTARWLPLVLLIQLVVLLLCTWLAVRLAIRPLTRLAQAVDDLDPDKPGVQLDESGPREVRYAAVAFNALQARIAAYLKERMQLLAAISHDLQTPITRMKLRVEVMDEGPEKDKLCNDLDAMEHLVREGVAYARSMDINTEAPCRINLDAFLDSLVFDYQDSGAKVERHGSSASLLETRPHALRRVLVNLLDNALKFAGSAQLEVANEQGRTVIRILDEGPGIPGAELADVVKPFYRVESSRNRSTGGTGLGLAIAQQLTQALGGRLTLSNRATGGLCAQIELP
- a CDS encoding response regulator; amino-acid sequence: MDHVDHILIVDDDREIRELVGNYLKKNGLRTSIVADGRQMRAFLEANSVDLIVLDIMMPGDDGLLLCRELRAGKHRNTPVLMLTARNDETDRIIGLEMGADDYLTKPFSARELLARINAVLRRTRMLPPNLTISESSRLLGFGQWRLDTTARHLLDSEGTLVALSGAEYRLLRVFLDHPQRVLSREQLLNLTQGREADIFDRSIDLLVSRLRQRLGDDAREPACIKTVRSEGYVFSLPVQLLESPS
- a CDS encoding DUF2790 domain-containing protein; its protein translation is MNFKTLASASLLAMLSVAAVTAQAATAPSPEAAVMQYRYGDRLDVQKVLSVQDQQSNACGLVNTRMDYIDSKGHAQSVEYRTYATGGCHES
- a CDS encoding thioredoxin family protein, which gives rise to MRVERRRLLAAGGVALALLGLGLASQLMARDSYGPMPSLSGASAWLNSPALDAAQLKGKVVLVDFWTWDCINCQRSLPHVNEWARRYADQGLVVVGVHTPEYDYERDVGTLKSKVANLGIGYPVAVDNDHQVWNAWGNQFWPAHYFVDRQGQVRHVHFGEGDYAGQEKVIKALLDERG
- a CDS encoding shikimate dehydrogenase; the encoded protein is MSQPAVLAGLIGRGIQLSRTPALHEHEGDAQALRYLYRLIDADQLGVDDNALPRLLDAAQHTGFTGLNITYPFKQAILPLLDDLSDEARGIGAVNTVVFKEGKRIGHNTDCLGFAEGLRRGLPDVTRRQVVQMGAGGAGAAVAHALLSDGVERLVLFEVDAARALALVDNLNAHFGPGRAVAGTDLASALAEADGLVNTTPVGMAKLPGTPLPVELLHARLWVAEIIYFPLETELLRAARALGCRTLDGGSMAVFQAVKAFELFSGRPADAQRMQAHFASLG
- the aroQ gene encoding type II 3-dehydroquinate dehydratase, whose protein sequence is MKPLILVLNGPNLNMLGTREPGQYGHETLADLGQRCAVAAQTHGLEIEFRQTNHEGELIDWIHAARARCAGILINPGAWTHTSVAIRDALVASELPVIEVHLSNVHKREPFRHVSFVSSIAVGVICGLGSQGYRMALSYFGELFKEQAA